The Anthonomus grandis grandis unplaced genomic scaffold, icAntGran1.3 ctg00000416.1, whole genome shotgun sequence sequence tactatcaACGTTTACATAAACATTCTAAGATAATACATACGTACATAATATTAACTATTAAGAATCTAGATAGAGATCTAGAGAATCAATCCTAAATTAGCAGTCGGAGAGGTCGAGGTCGTGTTTCGTTCTTTGGCTCTGCTAGTATTgaatatttgttttgattttttttattgtgtttataaattttaagttaccCGCGTATTAGTTCTTCGCTTAACGTACGTGTCCGGATATATATTCTAGTTCTGTTTTACTGTTTATGTTCCGATCGTACAAACTGTTCCTGTTTAGCCAAACGTGACCTTGTATAGCTACaccattgattttttgtttttctccgCACTCTAttgaacttttattattaaacattatttgctGTGCGTGTGATTCTCAGTTAACAGTTCCCGCATACCAACATCCGTCTACCTTATAATGGCTAAGTTTAGATGCGATTCCTGCCAAAAAACTGTTTCAGAAAAGGACAAATATAAACTTCGTTGCAGTGGGGAATGCCGTCGAAATTTTTGTATTGGATAAGGCAACGACAAAGGTGATGCAACAACAAAAATACCATAACATTAGATTTTTCTGCAGTGTTTGCGACTCACcaactttaaaatatcttcGTTAGAAAGATAAACCAAACGAAGTTTTGCAACTCCAAAACTCTCAGATATCCCTGGAAAATGCCAATGCTCTGGGAATCTGTCTAAAGAAGAATAATGACCGTCTTCcagtgatttcagaaaaaaaatcagaaaaaacaTGACATTTTAAGTTTCCATGATACAAAATGGAAAACtctatatgaaaatataaaagttatCCATCGCCTCCATACTGTTTCTGAAAATGGTCAAGAATCTCTGTTCCATTCAATTAGAGATATGAAACAGGAAATATTTAACCTGTCATCTATTCTTATTGACAAACATGATGACACTGTTAAGATCCAGGTCCATGACTCATCCAAACAAGAGTTAATACAGGAAATTGAGAGCTTGCGGAAAAATGTAAACCAATTGACGCGCACCTTAGGTCAATTAGCTCaagaaaaatctaatgtaaAAATTAGCCAACCTGTTACTAAAAAAACGATTGCTTGCCAGATAGATCAGACAGAAAACCGAGGCTCAGAGGTTCTTACAACAGCTAATATCAACTCGTTGAATCAAGATGAATGGCATTATGTGGTTGTGTGAAATATCCCACCTCAGTTCACCGGAAATCACCTTGCGCACTTTGTCAAGGAAAAACAAAACCACGGACTTTATCAGATGCTTCCCAAtgctaaaaaacaaataaaatgcaCATCTCGACTTCAAAATTGAGTGTGCAAAATATCAATTACTTAAAGCGGCTGAAGGATATTGGCATGTGGCCTTCAGACACTTTCATCTTTAATTCATGTTTATTATCCTTAAAAACACCAGCAAAGGTAATTAATACATCTTCAGGCTTACCACCTTGTAAGACTTTCGCCCCAGATAGTAATAACCTGTCGCAACGGTCGGATGCAGCAACACCAGACAGTCTTCCCAGGAAAGTTAAATCTTTGAAGATTGGTTCAGACAAGGAGGCGATAGCTACTTCGAAGTCCCTAGCGACTGAATTGTTGGAGGCTGATTTTATCATTGATAGAGATGGGGAGATgaataaaacatgaaatatagACCCGATGACTGCACCATTAGTGAGACTGTCAAGAGACTCGGGTGCGGCAGATGGTCTTTATTTACTGGCTAGGTTAAGGGACCCCTCAATTTTAAAACCCCTCAGGCTATTTCTTTCATATCTGCATGATCAGCCCTCCAGTGTATGTTTCGAAGGACACACCAATACCAGCATCCGATTGGCACTTGCCTCAGAGGGAATAAAAGAtcgaaattttctaaattttaagcaCCTGTGAAACTGACTGGAATGTTCACTCTTTTGatgattcagaattctctagatttatAAAAACGCTATCTAATCTGTCTCACAAATCCTTTTCTTTAAGGCCGCTCAaactgaaaaaacataaaccttggtctacccaaggcttacgtacatctgctaagaacatgcgctcATTATTCAATCTTGGAAAATTCTCGGACAGCGTTTTCTTTCATGACTATGTAagactatataaaaaaagtttatcaaaGGACTCTAAAAGCGGCAAAAGACATTTACTATAACAGGAGACTGGCACAAAGTCTGGTAATGTCGCTAAAGAatcatggtcgattgttaataaTCTGAGAAATAAACCCTCTACTATCTCTACCTCTCCTGAAAACctcaacaattattttgtaaatgtagcGAAGAATCTAATGAGTACCATAGCTCCTACCCACGATCCACTTTCTTATCTTTCTAGTGCAGATGAGAAtttacacagttttttttttacgccAATAGTATTACCTGAAGTTCGCAGTACgattatggaaattaaaaataagagcTCTTCTAAATCAAATCAAGAAACGCACGACGCTTGTTCGGCCCGATCTGCGTAAACGGCGGTATCGACTACTGGTCAACAGCAATTCTATATTATGTAAAGCGGGCCATTCACTAGACGAACCCGTACCCGACTCCCAACCGAGACCCGGCCTGCGACTCATCCACCGACGTCCACACATACACCACGAACCTTGCAAAGAGTTCATTCGTACAGTGGTTGTGGTGAGCCCTACATACACACTATGTCTCCCGCGTGTTCCAAGAAGTCAAAAGTTGCTTTGGCAGTTGGTGCAATTTTGTTATTCGAAaatgaaaaacagaaaaaacggATTTGGGTGAAAAAGTGGTTGCAAAAGAGAGAACATTTTACGCATTTACGTTTATTGAAATGTATCCAATCCTCTGAGCCTCTTGATGTTATAAATTATCTCCGAATGGATTATAACACATTTCAagaattattaatgttaatagaACCTCTTATAAAAAGGGAAAATACTGTATTCAGAGAATCAGTTACTGCTGAAGCACGGTTAGTGGCAACTTTGAGATTTCTGGCAACAGGGAGGAGTTACGAAGACTTAAAGTTTTCGTGTATAATTTCTCCTCAGTTACTTGGAAAAATCATTCCAGAAACGTGTCGTGCTATATACATGTCCCTCCGGGAAAAATACTTGCGGGTAAGTACTTTACTGTAATAATTGCGTGTTAAAAGGAAtgtagaaataagaaaaaatggaaagtttGTTTATTGAGTTTGCTTACTGCTACAAATTAATGACTAACTGTTATTAGTTCTTTGCTTTGtcaaaagataaaaattcaTCCATGAAAACATGATCTGTAGTTTTCGCAGCTGCATCAGTTGTAGGTGTGGACACTTCTGATTGAGAGGTAAAAGGTAAGCCGGCCGCATTTGAGTTTGGTTGTGTGGATGTTGTATGATTGATGTAAGTTTGTCGGAAGATTTGTGCTGCACTTGACTGAGTGGAAGGTGTATTAAGATTGGTGTAGGTTGGTTGATAGGCTTGTGCTACATTTGGAGGAGTGAAAGATGTAAGATTGGCGTAGGTTGGTCGATAGACTTTTGCTGCATTGGGCTGAGTGTAAGGTGTAACATTATTGGTATATGTTGGTTGATAGAGCTGTGATCAGTGTCCTGCAAAATACAATTAACcgatattagtttttttttccagtttccCTCAACAGAAGAGGAATGGCTTCAAATAGCAGACCAGTTTAAGAAAATGTGGCAATTTGAAAATTGCTTAGGAGCCGCAGACGGCAAACACATAGCAATAAAACAGCCGCCAGGTAGTGGATCATACTTTTATAACTACAAAGGATTCTTTAGCGTTGTATTATTTGCAATCGTAAATGctaattatgaatttatttatgttaattgtGGAACGAATGGTAGAATATCAGACGGCGGTGTCATCAAGAATACAGATTTTTACCGTTTATTGACAAAAGGATCTTTAAAACTGCCTGAGCCAATCAGTATGGCAGGAATTAGAAACAAATTACCGTTTGTGTTTATAGGAGACGAAGCGTTCAGTCTTATGACGAATTTTATGAAACCCTACAGACACACCACCAGAATTGACTATGGGGAAAAATGTTTCAATTATCGACTTTCCCGTGCGCGTCGTGTAGTCGAAAATGCGTTTGGAATCCTGGCCAATAGATTTAGGGTTTTGCTAACACCAATAGCTACCAAAGTAGAGACAGTTGACGACATCGTAATGGCTTGTTGTGTTTTACATAACCTATTACGAGGCAAGAGTACTACATATATTCAACCTAATCATATTGATAGAGAAGACGTTAACTCTGGAACTGTTTTATTAGGTGACGATAGGCACACTAATTCAGAACTAACGTCACTGGATATTTCTAGGCACGACGTTCCTACTATTGACGCCAAAATGGTACGAAATGGATACAAGGAATATTACAATAATGCTGGTGCCGTCGACTTCCAAGATAGATTTGTACACTGATAAATTCATTTATGTCTAATTTGAATAAAGTACGTAAAGTAGTGAATTTTGggttttcattaaataataattattataattttttttttaatccaccACCTCTTTCAAACAAGGGcgtagatattatttttttctggggGGGTAATTTTTTTGGAAGTTAATGTATATAGGTACATGTAAGTCTACAATAACATATTATACAAACATACCGGGTGTTTTTCAAAAGTGGCTCacccctataacttttttattttttaagataaaaaaatgaaatttggcaacAGTGTATGGGTAAAAGACggtcaattatatttttctagggCTACTTGATGttaaattaacgattttaacgAAGTCAATGGCACTCTagattgaatttaaaaaacctaaatattttttaacagataTGTCAAAAGTTGACATATAGGTGTCATTGTACGCAGAATGACATTTTCtatcgaataaaaataaaatatacagagggtCCCATTTAAAAATCGAAAGTTATGGTCATTTCCGGTCAAACCggaagtgataaaaaataattgaatacgCCATTTAATTCATCTCAATGACCCATACACTgttgccaaatttcatttttttatcttaaaaaataaaaaagttataggggtGAGCCACTTTTGAAaaacacccggtatatatacatatgttagATTTAATCTCAGTTTAGCACTGTTgcaaatgttattaattttaattttttaatttattttttttatacttatatatattttttaatataaatacattattctGGGGGGGGTAATTACCCCCTTTACCCCCCCCCCATATCTACGCCCTTGCTTTCAAacgactttaatttttttctgagttACATTATACAAACAAGgtagataaaaaaatacttactgagGTATGTGAGTTCTCCTCGATGTTATTGTCGTCTAATATCGAAGACACTGCTGGACGAGACTCTTCTTGATCCATAAGAAACGACAATAGATCGAAGTACCATAACGTAGGTTCTGGTACATCTTCTGCCCCCGTTCCTGTTCTTTTAGCGCCATTAATCCGCCTTAGTTGCCGCCGGAAAGATGCCCGTAATGATGACAtcttttttataacaaattcctTGTTTGCATTTGGGAAAAGTGGTTTGCaactgttaattaaaatatcataagcAGCATTTTTCTTTTGCTTGTTGCGATAATCTTTACTTTTGATATCCCAAAGGCAGGGATTTTCTTGATATAGAAGAATAAATTCTTCCCAAAAAACTTTGTTGTCTTCGAAAGACATTTTCAATTCACTTTTAGCGCACGTTTAACTGCTGCAGGCTGAAGTCACACTGGACAAATCTGCGGTACCCACACATACACAAATTCGCACGGATTGGTCGCGGTCGGGTCGTAGGTTCAGTGATCCGATCGGCGAACTCACAACCCGACCCTGACCGGTGCGCGCCTTGTCTTTCAATGTCACTCATTAGCGGATCGGTCGCCGGACAAGTCAGGGCAGACCGATCCGGCCAACCAATCCGCTAATGAATGGCCCgcttaaaattgaaatgttgattGAGTTCacttagaagtattttattgcgAAGGTGTTCCAATTTTGTGCACGTTGTTCTTTATACTATTAAGTTTCAGGTCCGTTCCGACCCGGGGGTGCAGGGCACCCGGGCGGCAGGTCAGAGGggccaaaaaaactaaataaatatttttaaaatttaataatttgtttcaaaaactattatacacatattatttttaaatattatacatatgtaaatattattaattaatgtattaaagttactttataacattctaaatattattagttatatttccgattcaaatttaatatgtaTACCTAGATATTCGCTTCAGGTCGCAACGAGTTGGAAAAAATATGCCGCGACGaagatttttcaggaaaatactTGTCTGTGGTCAAGGCATATAAATGCGTGCAGTGCGTGCacttgtttcattttaaattttaagcgtGTAGCCTGTAGTCGTGTAAATCGCAACgttattaaaagcttttgtttaatattgtGGTAAAACacacagtaaaaattaaaaaggtaagtaTTACACATAGTTAatttgattacatttttttttagctgtcatataaaatttaaatatcgtttttatatttttgaaatatataggtTGTTTGGAAAATGGGTAGCCAAACAGAAATGGTGGATGATTGAACCTACTGCCTATTTCTaatgcataatattttttaatttttcctgaaatttaaggatttttttttcctttttttagatatattacTCCTATTAGAAATCATCTCCCAATTTTTTTACTcttcagatttttaaaatttttgtaagcacaattaattttattttaaaaagtaatgttgACTTATTTAGAgccaaataatataataactaaaaaaaaaaattataattttgaacttgagaaaaaaatgaaaaaatgaaaaaatgatatgcGTTATGAATAGCCAGTAGTTGGCAGTTGCACTCATCCACTAAttccgtttggctactcacctttcaaatatttgttatttgcttaataaaaaaggagcatttaatcttaatatattttttttttatttgaaacgttaaaaatatattcattcaGGCAAAATATAGGACAActtggatttattttaattttggatttgttttattatagatGTCTGATAATCGAAAAAAGCTTTCTGGAGCACAGTACAGAAAACGAAAGCgtgaaaaagaagaattaactAAAAAGGCTTGCAGTTTACTCCAAGCGTTTTTAATCCCAACAAGATCACATGACAAACCATCAAGTTCCCAAGCCCGAGATGAAAATGTGACGGAGATTATATGTATAATGGTCAATAGCGGAGAAGAGAAGGAGAACTCATCGAATACCAAAACTATAGTGGAAGGTGATGTTTTATTAGCAGAACAAGGATCTGAAGTAagctttgaaaatattaatgtctATAAGGATCCTGGCTATTGGCCAAATGTTTTattggataaaattaaattaactctATAAATTAACTGATAGAGTTAGGGCCTACGCAACTAACGGAGGCTGATATGACgtttcctttaaataaagacaataGAGGATTCTcatctatttattataaaaaaaaaatgtgtaatggACAAATAATTCCGAGGGTTTGGCTAGTATATTCTAAATCAAAAGATTGTGTATATTGTTTTCCTTGcaacatatttaaaactttttttggtGGTAGTGGTGTGGTTGAGGGTTATAACGATTGGAGACATTTAAGTCAACTTATAGACAGACATGAAAAGTCAAAGGGGCATATTTGTAATACAAAATCTTGGCTAgatttaaaacaatcaatttcttctaaaacgaCAACTGATTCACTAAAcgagaaattaataaacatgGAAAAAGATAGATGGGTTtctgttttgaaaattataatttatgttgTCAAGTTTTTAGCCGGTCAAAATTTGAGTTTTAGAGgtgaaaataacaattaaaatcaaatatcaaatcaaatatgcCTCATTATTTAGGTGTTCatattcaaaatgaattaattttccTTCTGGGAGAGCAAATAAGACATGACATTATATCTATGTTAAAtgctagtaaatatttttcaattattttggatACGACTCCTGACGTGAGTCATCAAGACCAACTAACTATTGTAATGaggtttgttttattaaataatacatcaAAGCAAATCGAAATTAGAGAGCATTTTTTGGGATTCATTTCAATATCAGATTCGACAGGACAAGGCTTAACTAatgttttattggattttttagaGACTCACAACATTTGTTTAGGCGATTTAAGGGGTCAGGGATATGATAATGGAGCGAATATGAAGGGTCGCAATAATggtttacgaaaaaaaattattgaattgaacCCTAGAGCTTTTTACGTGCCTTGTGCAGCCCATAGCTTAAATTTAGTTGTTAATGACGCTGCAAAAGCCTCTTTAGAAATTACAAGTTTCTTTGCTATTGTGCAGGAACTTTACGTTTTTTTCTCCGCATCAACTAAACGTTGGCaagttttaaaagatgaaatCCCAATGTTAAcactaaaatctaaaaacctaaaaatctcTTTCTAGTACTAGATGGGAAAGCAGAATAGATGCTCTGAAAGTTCTTAgaaataatttaggaaaaatatatgaCGCTTTATTTGCACTTTACTCTGATAATAACAGGGACTCCATATTTGTTCCATTATTATATGGTATAATgtgttaacaaaaattaatattgcaagTAAAGTGATGCAGGAATCCGATGTTGCcctacctaatattattttaatcttaaaacagACTAAAACATATATATCTAATATTAGATCAGATGAAGGTTTCACTGATATTTTAGAGGAGGCCAAAAAAGTTGCCGAAGATATTGATTGCGACCCTTCGTTTCCTCCGATTAATATTGTTAGACCCCGAACAAAAAAGCGTTTATTTGACTATGACTGTGTAGATGAGGCCCCTAAAAATCCAGTTGatcagtttaaaattaatttttattttgttatattagatactacattattaaaattggaagaaagaTTCGAGCAAATGAAGCAACATGATAcgttgtttaattttcttaacaacctACATAGCTTTCTCCCAACAGAAAAATCAATTACGTTTGCAAAATGTGaagctcttgagaaaattttatatgatccatcaaaaaatgaaaaagatatcTTAGCTCAAGATTTATCTGATGAAA is a genomic window containing:
- the LOC126749645 gene encoding uncharacterized protein LOC126749645; this encodes MSPACSKKSKVALAVGAILLFENEKQKKRIWVKKWLQKREHFTHLRLLKCIQSSEPLDVINYLRMDYNTFQELLMLIEPLIKRENTVFRESVTAEARLVATLRFLATGRSYEDLKFSCIISPQLLGKIIPETCRAIYMSLREKYLRFPSTEEEWLQIADQFKKMWQFENCLGAADGKHIAIKQPPGSGSYFYNYKGFFSVVLFAIVNANYEFIYVNCGTNGRISDGGVIKNTDFYRLLTKGSLKLPEPISMAGIRNKLPFVFIGDEAFSLMTNFMKPYRHTTRIDYGEKCFNYRLSRARRVVENAFGILANRFRVLLTPIATKVETVDDIVMACCVLHNLLRGKSTTYIQPNHIDREDVNSGTVLLGDDRHTNSELTSLDISRHDVPTIDAKMVRNGYKEYYNNAGAVDFQDRFVH